A genome region from Chengkuizengella sp. SCS-71B includes the following:
- the hutG gene encoding formimidoylglutamase, whose translation MEKWYTKEGIRVTEQFQYLKKTGSAKFIDRDIKKAADLLENWDGKQIEGAALIGAPLSKPSISHSGASFTPNVIRNLLQSYTTYAIDENIDLNNPIVDCGDIYMHVTDLIQSQNRIKKTMEELCTANPQMIPILLGGDHSVSYPSIEGFAQTKGKVGIIQFDAHHDLRNLDDGGPSNGTPFRSLIESGVIKGDHLVQIGIRNFSNSQVYRDYAKEQGITVYTMRDVLNQTIQSIIQDSIRQLKNKVDVIYISVDIDVLDQSYAPGCPAIGPGGMDSHTLLEAIRLLGEEELVQGMDIVEIDPTLDFRDMTSRVAVHVILSFLLSKYHKK comes from the coding sequence ATGGAAAAATGGTATACGAAAGAAGGAATTCGTGTGACTGAACAATTTCAATATTTAAAAAAAACAGGTAGCGCTAAATTTATAGATCGTGATATTAAAAAAGCAGCGGATTTATTAGAAAATTGGGATGGTAAACAAATTGAAGGGGCAGCGCTCATTGGTGCTCCTCTTTCTAAACCTTCAATTAGTCATTCAGGTGCATCCTTCACCCCTAACGTGATTCGCAATTTGTTACAGTCTTACACAACCTACGCAATTGATGAAAATATAGATTTAAACAACCCCATTGTGGACTGTGGGGATATTTATATGCATGTGACCGATCTTATCCAATCTCAGAATAGAATTAAAAAAACAATGGAAGAGTTATGCACAGCTAATCCACAAATGATACCTATTTTACTTGGTGGAGATCATTCCGTTAGTTACCCTAGTATTGAAGGCTTTGCACAAACTAAAGGAAAAGTGGGCATTATTCAATTTGATGCACATCATGATTTAAGAAACCTTGATGATGGTGGACCATCCAATGGAACTCCATTTCGAAGTTTAATTGAATCAGGGGTAATCAAGGGGGATCATCTAGTCCAAATTGGAATTCGCAATTTCTCTAATAGTCAGGTGTATCGTGATTATGCAAAGGAACAAGGAATTACAGTTTATACTATGCGAGATGTACTAAATCAGACCATTCAATCAATTATCCAAGACAGTATCAGGCAATTAAAAAACAAAGTGGATGTCATATACATTTCTGTCGATATAGATGTATTGGATCAAAGTTATGCTCCAGGTTGTCCAGCAATTGGACCTGGTGGAATGGATAGTCATACTTTACTAGAAGCCATTCGTTTGCTTGGTGAAGAAGAACTTGTTCAAGGCATGGATATCGTAGAGATTGACCCTACCTTGGATTTTCGCGATATGACTAGTCGAGTTGCTGTACATGTGATACTTTCATTTTTGTTAAGTAAATATCATAAAAAATGA
- a CDS encoding type II toxin-antitoxin system PemK/MazF family toxin, giving the protein MSCPERGDLVYANFNPQAGHEQAGTRPGIVLSPKIFNQATGFAIICPITSHKKGYPFEVELPTGLAIEGVILTDQVKSLDWKARKFKIKEEAPKHIVTDCLNLIHKFL; this is encoded by the coding sequence ATGTCATGTCCAGAACGAGGTGACCTTGTTTATGCTAATTTTAATCCACAAGCAGGACATGAACAAGCAGGCACACGACCAGGTATTGTTCTTTCTCCAAAAATATTTAATCAAGCCACAGGGTTTGCTATTATCTGCCCAATTACCAGTCATAAAAAGGGTTATCCCTTCGAAGTAGAATTGCCAACTGGCTTGGCTATTGAAGGAGTTATTTTAACAGATCAGGTGAAAAGTTTAGATTGGAAGGCTCGAAAATTTAAAATTAAAGAAGAAGCTCCAAAGCATATCGTTACTGATTGTTTGAATCTGATTCATAAATTTTTATAA
- the hutP gene encoding hut operon transcriptional regulator HutP, translated as MSLQSDHLIGKHAMLLLLLEDECNIPDSWKSCTGKVGTMDSQKIVAAIETAAKNNGMIDGDIYRETHALYHAIIEALHGITRGQLSIGSVLRTVGLRFSIVRGNPYEKQQEGEWIAVALYGTIGAPIKGLEHETMGLGINHI; from the coding sequence ATGTCTTTGCAATCAGACCATCTAATTGGTAAACATGCCATGCTTCTACTACTTTTAGAAGATGAGTGCAATATACCTGATTCTTGGAAAAGCTGTACAGGAAAAGTAGGGACAATGGATTCCCAAAAAATTGTTGCAGCTATTGAAACCGCCGCGAAAAACAATGGGATGATTGATGGTGATATTTATCGAGAAACACATGCTTTATACCATGCTATTATTGAAGCTTTACATGGAATTACTCGAGGTCAATTATCAATCGGGTCTGTGCTTAGAACTGTAGGTTTACGTTTTTCCATCGTGAGAGGAAATCCTTATGAGAAACAACAAGAGGGAGAATGGATTGCTGTAGCATTATATGGTACTATAGGTGCTCCGATTAAAGGACTTGAGCATGAAACAATGGGGCTAGGAATTAATCACATCTAG
- a CDS encoding matrixin family metalloprotease: protein MAGFKSMIRTIGIIVIALVVSLSSFNTSSEAALLGWDLVDNNKHLDWNSDSKYISSINNAMKLWENYKSGIIRPDTAAEREDVFLTDYMQVSSTIASTSSNGIIRFNDYHYADMSNGERLKTTTHEFGHALGLAHTFGRRDIMRQGKVSITKLSSTDKRSYDEAYLTY, encoded by the coding sequence ATGGCAGGATTCAAAAGTATGATTAGAACGATAGGAATTATCGTAATTGCACTTGTAGTATCTTTATCATCATTTAATACTTCTAGTGAAGCTGCACTTTTAGGGTGGGATTTGGTTGATAATAATAAACACTTGGATTGGAATAGCGATAGTAAGTATATTTCAAGTATAAATAATGCTATGAAGTTATGGGAAAATTATAAATCAGGTATTATTAGACCTGATACAGCTGCTGAAAGAGAAGATGTATTTTTAACAGATTATATGCAAGTAAGTTCTACTATTGCTAGTACTAGCTCTAATGGCATTATTAGATTTAATGATTATCATTACGCTGACATGTCAAATGGTGAGAGACTCAAAACAACTACACATGAGTTTGGTCACGCTTTAGGTTTAGCACATACTTTTGGTCGAAGAGATATTATGAGGCAGGGTAAGGTCTCAATTACAAAATTGTCCTCTACTGATAAGAGATCATATGATGAAGCTTACTTAACATATTAA
- a CDS encoding M14 family zinc carboxypeptidase, whose amino-acid sequence MIKNSMILMLCLVLIGLFFGTDQLAQAVGEGPNYNGNETIKNERLHSYNEMVNFLEKVEKRSDEMILEVYGQSIKGRDLYLAKFGEDEDNPTVLFLTQQHGNEALSTESALEIIKYLTNNSKGVKEILENVNVLIAPRLNVDGAEGDVNFSLEDYVSGTHTRYNADGFDLNRDHVNRNQPETKALHENVIQKYGPDYMIDFHHQGTQTTLGGTDEYVSGSILYPTNEGVDPDVRERSKQLGAIVYNAVDTNGYGLLSKYRGGTAPTISRNGLALEYGIATLLFEMRGMADHYYKPYVLGQKSNGYLIQQGVTAMKAVLESFVEGSIETVDTSFWDTLPLSGSKGEEHEDEHQ is encoded by the coding sequence ATGATAAAGAATAGTATGATTTTGATGTTATGTTTAGTATTAATAGGTTTATTTTTTGGAACAGATCAATTAGCACAAGCAGTAGGAGAAGGTCCTAATTATAATGGAAATGAAACAATCAAAAATGAACGTCTTCACTCTTATAATGAAATGGTAAATTTCCTTGAAAAAGTGGAGAAAAGGTCTGATGAGATGATCCTTGAAGTATACGGACAATCCATAAAAGGAAGGGATTTATATTTAGCTAAGTTTGGAGAGGATGAAGATAATCCAACAGTTCTATTCTTGACACAACAGCATGGAAATGAAGCACTTTCAACAGAATCGGCACTTGAAATCATTAAATATTTAACAAATAACAGTAAGGGAGTAAAAGAAATTCTAGAGAATGTAAACGTTTTAATTGCCCCACGCTTAAATGTGGATGGTGCAGAAGGAGATGTGAATTTTTCATTAGAGGATTACGTATCAGGAACACATACACGTTATAACGCAGATGGATTTGACTTAAATAGAGATCATGTAAATCGAAATCAACCTGAGACCAAAGCGCTTCATGAAAATGTGATTCAAAAGTATGGACCAGACTATATGATTGATTTCCATCATCAAGGTACACAAACAACACTAGGGGGTACAGATGAATACGTTTCTGGCTCCATTTTATATCCTACGAATGAAGGAGTAGATCCTGATGTGAGAGAACGTTCCAAGCAATTAGGAGCCATTGTGTATAATGCGGTTGATACAAATGGGTATGGTTTATTATCTAAGTATCGTGGTGGAACTGCACCAACGATCAGCCGGAATGGTCTTGCTCTGGAATATGGGATTGCGACACTACTATTTGAAATGAGAGGGATGGCAGATCACTATTATAAACCATATGTTTTAGGTCAAAAAAGTAATGGCTATTTGATTCAACAAGGTGTGACGGCAATGAAGGCGGTACTTGAATCATTTGTAGAAGGTTCCATTGAAACAGTGGATACTTCTTTTTGGGATACGCTTCCTTTGAGTGGTTCTAAAGGGGAAGAGCATGAAGATGAGCATCAATGA
- the hutI gene encoding imidazolonepropionase — protein MINNADLLLTNIGQLLTMDDGLNRAKRGEEMSKLPLIENGAIAITDGEISFIGTSDEAKSILATEVINCEGKLVTPGLVDPHTHLVFGGSREHEISLKQQGVSYLDILKQGGGILSTVRETRKTSEESLIDKGLFHLDRLLSYGITTLEAKSGYGLNKETELKQLKVIQELHKQHVMDLVPTFLGAHAIPEEYKQNSDAFLQEMLDLLPLLKEQQLAEFVDIFCETGVFTVEQSKQFLLKAKESGFQVKIHADEIDPLGGTEMAAEVDAISAEHLVGASDYGIEKLAASNTIAVLLPGTTFYLGKEQFARARDMIDQGGSVTISTDFNPGSSPTENIQFIMNLAMLKLKMTPEEIWNAVTTNAAYAINRGNKAGKLVVGRQADIVLWDATNYHYVPYHYGVNHVQRVFKNGKMVYERRNSCD, from the coding sequence ATGATCAACAATGCTGATTTATTGCTTACTAATATTGGACAATTATTAACGATGGATGATGGATTGAATAGAGCAAAAAGAGGGGAAGAAATGAGTAAACTACCTCTCATTGAAAATGGGGCTATAGCCATTACAGATGGAGAAATCTCCTTTATCGGTACTAGTGATGAAGCTAAATCCATCTTAGCTACAGAAGTGATCAATTGCGAAGGTAAACTGGTTACTCCTGGTTTAGTAGATCCACATACTCATCTTGTATTTGGCGGTTCACGTGAACATGAAATTTCTTTAAAACAACAAGGAGTTTCCTATCTAGATATATTAAAACAAGGCGGAGGTATTTTATCTACCGTTAGAGAAACCCGTAAAACCTCTGAGGAATCCCTTATAGATAAAGGACTCTTTCACTTAGATCGATTATTATCATACGGGATTACAACATTAGAAGCAAAAAGTGGTTACGGGTTAAATAAAGAAACAGAGCTAAAACAATTAAAAGTAATCCAAGAACTTCACAAACAACACGTTATGGATCTTGTTCCAACCTTTTTAGGTGCACATGCGATTCCAGAGGAATACAAACAAAATTCAGATGCATTTTTACAAGAAATGCTGGATTTATTACCACTACTTAAAGAACAGCAATTAGCTGAATTTGTTGATATTTTTTGTGAAACAGGCGTGTTTACAGTAGAACAATCGAAACAGTTTTTACTAAAAGCGAAAGAATCAGGCTTTCAAGTCAAAATCCATGCTGATGAAATAGATCCGCTTGGAGGTACGGAAATGGCAGCAGAAGTAGATGCCATCTCTGCTGAACATCTAGTTGGTGCCTCTGATTATGGAATTGAAAAATTAGCTGCATCAAACACGATTGCTGTATTGCTTCCGGGTACAACGTTCTATTTAGGAAAAGAACAATTTGCACGTGCAAGAGATATGATTGATCAAGGAGGATCTGTGACAATTTCAACTGATTTCAACCCAGGTAGTTCTCCAACTGAAAACATTCAATTCATCATGAACCTTGCCATGTTAAAGCTAAAAATGACACCAGAAGAAATATGGAATGCAGTGACAACAAACGCCGCTTATGCGATTAACAGAGGAAACAAAGCTGGAAAACTTGTAGTTGGACGTCAAGCAGATATCGTGCTTTGGGACGCAACAAATTATCATTATGTTCCATATCATTACGGTGTAAACCATGTCCAGCGTGTATTCAAAAATGGAAAAATGGTATACGAAAGAAGGAATTCGTGTGACTGA
- the hutH gene encoding histidine ammonia-lyase produces the protein MITLTGNSLTIEEMKKVLYTNEKVMASDKSMEKVKESRKAVEKIVKEERVIYGITTGFGKFSDVLIQKEDVEKLQLNLIRSHACGVGEPFPEQVSRMMTLLRANALLKGFSGVRPVVIERLIQLVNSQIHPVIPQQGSLGASGDLAPLSHLALVLVGEGEVFYKGKQMEALSALNHENIMPITLSAKEGLALINGTQAMTAMGILAYIEAEDLALQADQIASLTFEALQGVIDAMDEDIHLARGYKEQVEVAKRIRKYLEGSQLVTRQGEIRVQDAYSLRCIPQVHGATWQTLNYVKEKLEIEMNAVTDNPLIFDDGEKVLSGGNFHGQPIAFAMDFLGIAIAEIANISERRIERLVNPQLNDLPPFLSPEPGLQSGAMIMQYCAASLVSENKTLAHPASVDSIPSSANQEDHVSMGTIGSRHAYQIIQNVRKVIAIEAICAMQACELRGVEKMSKSTRSILEEGRKITPSIVQDRAFSKDIEEVAKWLATDMNTNMNRDSIQSDSKLKINALNLS, from the coding sequence ATGATTACATTAACAGGAAATTCATTAACAATTGAAGAAATGAAAAAAGTTTTATATACAAATGAAAAAGTAATGGCTTCAGATAAAAGCATGGAAAAAGTAAAAGAAAGTCGCAAAGCAGTAGAAAAAATCGTGAAAGAAGAAAGAGTTATATATGGAATTACAACCGGATTTGGAAAATTTAGTGATGTCCTCATACAAAAGGAAGACGTTGAAAAACTACAGCTAAATTTAATTCGTTCTCACGCATGTGGTGTAGGTGAACCTTTCCCAGAACAAGTCAGTCGAATGATGACCTTATTGCGGGCAAATGCCTTACTGAAAGGATTTTCTGGTGTTCGTCCAGTTGTCATTGAGAGATTAATACAACTTGTGAATTCACAGATTCATCCTGTCATTCCACAACAGGGTTCATTGGGTGCAAGCGGCGACCTAGCACCACTTTCACACCTTGCTTTAGTATTAGTTGGAGAAGGTGAAGTTTTTTATAAAGGAAAACAAATGGAAGCCTTGAGTGCATTAAACCATGAAAATATAATGCCCATAACGTTGTCAGCAAAAGAAGGTTTAGCACTTATAAACGGTACACAAGCGATGACTGCCATGGGTATACTTGCCTATATAGAAGCTGAGGATTTAGCTTTACAAGCTGATCAAATAGCTTCATTAACCTTTGAAGCATTACAGGGTGTCATTGATGCCATGGATGAAGATATACATTTAGCTCGTGGTTATAAAGAACAAGTTGAAGTGGCAAAACGCATTAGAAAATACCTTGAAGGTAGTCAACTAGTTACTAGACAAGGTGAGATACGTGTACAAGATGCTTATTCACTTCGCTGCATCCCACAGGTACATGGTGCAACATGGCAAACCTTAAACTATGTAAAAGAAAAACTTGAGATCGAAATGAATGCAGTAACCGATAATCCACTTATTTTTGACGATGGGGAAAAGGTTCTTTCAGGCGGTAATTTTCACGGTCAACCGATTGCATTTGCCATGGACTTTTTAGGGATTGCTATAGCTGAAATTGCAAACATCTCAGAACGAAGAATTGAACGTCTTGTCAATCCACAATTAAATGATTTGCCTCCATTTTTAAGCCCTGAACCTGGTCTGCAATCTGGGGCGATGATTATGCAATATTGTGCAGCTTCTCTTGTATCTGAGAACAAAACGCTTGCACATCCAGCCAGTGTGGATTCTATTCCATCTTCAGCAAATCAAGAGGATCATGTTAGTATGGGAACCATAGGCTCAAGACATGCATACCAAATCATTCAAAATGTAAGGAAGGTCATTGCTATTGAAGCTATTTGTGCTATGCAAGCTTGTGAATTAAGAGGAGTAGAAAAAATGTCCAAAAGTACACGTTCAATATTAGAAGAAGGCAGAAAAATAACTCCATCAATAGTTCAAGACAGAGCATTTTCAAAAGATATTGAAGAAGTAGCTAAGTGGTTAGCTACTGATATGAATACTAATATGAACCGCGATAGCATTCAATCCGACTCTAAATTAAAAATAAATGCATTAAATTTGTCCTAA
- the hutU gene encoding urocanate hydratase encodes MSKTHQSIRAPRGNQLNTKGWIQEAALRMLMNNLDPEVAEKPEELVVYGGIGKAARNWESYDKIVETLQKLENDETLLVQSGKPVAVFKSHENAPRVLIANSNLVPAWANWEHFRELDQKGLMMYGQMTAGSWIYIGTQGILQGTYETFAEAAKQHFQNSLKGTITVTAGLGGMGGAQPLAVTMNDGVVIAIEVDKTRIQRRIETKYCDVMVESLDEAIELALDAKQNKKPLSIGLLGNASEILPEMIERNFIPDLVTDQTSSHDPLNGYLPEGITLEEGEKLRQEDPDQYIRLAKSSIKNHVEAMVQLQEKGAIVFDYGNNIRQVAYDEGFENAFAFPGFVPAFIRPQFCEGKGPFRWAALSGDPEDIYKLDEVILKEFKENEHLCKWIKMAREKVAFQGLPSRICWFGYGERAKFGKIINDMVASGELSAPIVIGRDHLDCGSVASPNRETEDMKDGSDAVADWPILNALINGVNGASWVSVHHGGGVGMGYSIHAGMVILADGTKEAEERLERVLTSDPGMGIARHADAGYDLAIKTAKEKDVHLPMLKKEE; translated from the coding sequence ATGTCAAAAACACATCAATCCATACGTGCTCCTAGAGGCAATCAGTTAAATACAAAAGGCTGGATTCAAGAAGCTGCACTTCGAATGTTGATGAACAATCTAGATCCTGAAGTCGCTGAAAAACCAGAAGAACTTGTTGTATATGGTGGTATAGGTAAAGCAGCAAGAAACTGGGAAAGTTATGATAAAATCGTAGAAACTTTACAAAAGCTCGAAAACGATGAAACATTATTAGTACAGTCAGGTAAACCAGTGGCAGTATTCAAATCACATGAAAATGCACCTCGTGTATTAATCGCCAACTCCAATCTTGTACCCGCCTGGGCAAATTGGGAGCATTTCCGAGAGCTTGATCAAAAAGGGCTAATGATGTACGGACAAATGACAGCTGGAAGCTGGATTTATATTGGAACTCAAGGCATTTTACAAGGGACATATGAAACGTTTGCAGAGGCTGCTAAACAACACTTCCAAAATTCATTAAAAGGCACTATTACAGTAACAGCTGGTTTAGGAGGTATGGGTGGTGCGCAGCCATTAGCAGTAACTATGAATGATGGTGTTGTCATAGCAATTGAAGTAGACAAAACTAGAATCCAACGCCGTATAGAAACAAAATACTGCGATGTCATGGTAGAGTCATTAGACGAAGCGATTGAGCTTGCATTAGATGCAAAACAAAATAAAAAACCTTTATCCATCGGTCTATTAGGGAATGCATCTGAAATCTTACCAGAGATGATAGAACGCAATTTCATCCCTGATTTAGTAACGGATCAAACTTCTTCACACGATCCTTTAAACGGGTACTTACCAGAAGGAATTACGCTTGAAGAAGGAGAAAAACTTCGTCAAGAAGATCCTGATCAGTACATCAGACTTGCCAAGTCTAGTATTAAAAACCACGTAGAAGCGATGGTACAACTCCAAGAAAAAGGCGCAATCGTTTTTGATTATGGCAATAACATTCGTCAAGTTGCATATGACGAAGGATTCGAAAATGCCTTTGCATTCCCTGGGTTTGTTCCTGCATTTATTCGTCCACAATTTTGTGAAGGAAAAGGTCCTTTCCGTTGGGCTGCATTATCTGGTGATCCAGAGGATATTTATAAACTAGACGAAGTTATTTTAAAAGAATTTAAAGAAAACGAACATTTATGCAAATGGATCAAAATGGCACGTGAAAAAGTAGCATTCCAAGGACTTCCTTCCCGCATTTGCTGGTTTGGTTATGGAGAAAGAGCTAAGTTTGGAAAAATCATTAATGACATGGTTGCATCCGGTGAATTATCAGCGCCTATCGTAATCGGTAGAGATCATTTAGATTGCGGTTCTGTTGCTTCCCCTAATCGTGAAACTGAAGATATGAAGGATGGAAGTGATGCAGTTGCAGATTGGCCAATTTTAAATGCACTGATTAATGGTGTAAATGGAGCCAGCTGGGTATCTGTTCACCACGGAGGTGGGGTAGGCATGGGTTATTCCATTCATGCAGGAATGGTTATCTTAGCAGACGGAACCAAAGAAGCAGAAGAGAGATTAGAACGTGTTCTTACCTCAGATCCTGGTATGGGGATTGCTAGACACGCAGACGCTGGTTATGACTTAGCGATCAAAACAGCCAAAGAAAAAGATGTTCACCTACCGATGTTAAAAAAAGAGGAGTGA
- a CDS encoding nucleotidyltransferase substrate binding protein has protein sequence MTWIDMLDKRNLMAHTYNEKYADEAERLIKEQYYNVLIELHKKLEEEL, from the coding sequence TTGACTTGGATCGATATGTTGGATAAAAGGAATTTAATGGCTCACACATACAATGAAAAATATGCAGATGAAGCGGAACGATTAATAAAAGAACAGTACTACAACGTTCTAATAGAACTCCATAAGAAGCTTGAGGAAGAACTATGA
- a CDS encoding AbrB/MazE/SpoVT family DNA-binding domain-containing protein, with protein MKNKEYQSNEGVIRVITTVQKWGNSLAVRIPKNIAENISIEQGTEIEMSVTENQNIILKQKKKTPTLEELLAKITPENRHDEIDFGTEGNELI; from the coding sequence ATGAAAAATAAAGAATATCAATCGAATGAAGGAGTGATTCGTGTGATAACGACTGTGCAAAAATGGGGTAATAGCCTTGCAGTTCGTATCCCTAAAAATATCGCTGAAAATATTTCAATAGAACAAGGTACAGAAATCGAAATGAGTGTTACTGAGAATCAAAATATAATTTTAAAGCAGAAAAAGAAAACACCTACATTAGAAGAACTTTTAGCGAAAATAACACCAGAAAACCGTCATGATGAAATAGACTTTGGAACGGAAGGGAATGAACTGATTTAA
- a CDS encoding nucleotidyltransferase domain-containing protein: protein MKYGLVELDLEAIVNTISTFDEIEKATLFGSRAKGNHKPGSDIDIAIYGEKINMHIITKLHALLEEQSHMPYFFDVIDGTHLNHNDLKDHINRVGKVIYTK, encoded by the coding sequence ATGAAATATGGACTTGTTGAACTAGACTTAGAAGCGATTGTAAATACAATTTCTACTTTTGATGAAATTGAAAAAGCGACCCTATTTGGTTCTCGTGCAAAAGGAAATCATAAACCAGGTTCAGATATTGATATTGCTATTTATGGTGAAAAAATTAATATGCATATAATCACTAAACTGCATGCATTGTTAGAAGAACAAAGTCATATGCCATATTTTTTTGATGTAATTGACGGTACTCATCTTAACCATAACGACCTTAAAGATCACATAAATAGAGTTGGAAAAGTAATATATACAAAATGA
- a CDS encoding CAP domain-containing protein has protein sequence MKKGMFLSIAAATALFVSSLGINSADASQIQGKTYKEDYYQFNQSDINEMIERLLIKVGSQYKIDVTKLIEKCGEIVKPKPEQQKPEQPKPEQPKPEQPKPEQPKPEQPKQEQPKPAPSKPAPSKPTPPPNNGNEPGKEEPSKLSAYEQQVVDLTNAERAKHNLPALKVDEKLSEVARIKSADMQSNGYFDHTSPTYGSPFDMMRSFGVSYRSAGENIAYGQRTPQEVVTAWMNSSGHRKNILSSSYTHIGVGYVEQGNYWTQMFIGK, from the coding sequence ATGAAAAAAGGAATGTTTCTATCTATTGCAGCTGCTACAGCACTATTTGTTTCTTCTTTAGGAATTAATTCTGCAGATGCTAGTCAGATCCAAGGTAAAACTTATAAGGAGGATTATTATCAGTTTAATCAAAGTGATATCAATGAAATGATAGAGCGTTTACTGATTAAAGTAGGTAGTCAGTATAAAATAGATGTCACTAAATTGATAGAAAAGTGCGGTGAGATTGTAAAACCGAAACCAGAGCAGCAGAAACCAGAGCAACCGAAACCAGAGCAACCGAAACCAGAGCAACCGAAACCAGAGCAACCAAAACCAGAGCAACCGAAACAAGAGCAACCAAAACCAGCACCATCAAAACCAGCTCCATCAAAACCAACACCACCGCCTAACAATGGAAATGAACCTGGTAAAGAAGAACCTTCTAAGTTAAGTGCGTATGAACAACAAGTAGTAGATTTAACAAATGCAGAACGTGCTAAACATAATTTGCCTGCATTGAAAGTAGATGAGAAGTTAAGTGAGGTTGCACGTATTAAGTCTGCTGACATGCAATCTAATGGATACTTTGATCATACAAGCCCAACTTATGGTTCACCATTTGATATGATGAGAAGCTTTGGAGTATCTTACAGATCTGCTGGAGAAAACATTGCTTATGGTCAAAGAACACCACAAGAAGTAGTAACTGCTTGGATGAATAGTAGCGGTCACCGTAAAAATATTTTGAGCTCTAGCTACACTCATATCGGTGTTGGCTATGTAGAACAAGGTAATTATTGGACTCAAATGTTTATTGGAAAATAA
- a CDS encoding MFS transporter codes for MDNHKNKNISRLLLSIFIVSISISFFQVTYKNYIVEDFLVTAFQFGTIDAMKEIPGLLAIFFILITIRFKERNVLIFSILLIALGLLLYSLASGFWGLMVYTFIFSTGTHLFFIYRDYLITDLTTEDNRSTIFGYVASLSAGAGLLGMFFIWILSQKFETNIILFIALPIALVSTFFVKKLNMNKGMSKKHNNLYLRKTYFPYYLLITLSAAREMIFITFATLLLIVKFETPLSTMVLLYSLHGVIAVLTRPYIGKVIKKLGISKALAVNYIIVTFIFLGYAYIEHIWLIYILFVLDDVFVGFDDIGISTYVGKLVPREDLSTTLAVGSTLSHIIAVTIPIVGSLIWFILGSTIPFLFGCIVTLFAALVSSRINRQKMKIY; via the coding sequence TTGGACAATCATAAGAATAAAAATATATCTCGTTTACTACTTTCTATTTTTATAGTTAGTATTTCAATTTCTTTTTTCCAAGTCACATATAAAAACTATATTGTTGAAGATTTCTTAGTTACAGCCTTTCAATTTGGAACCATCGATGCGATGAAAGAAATTCCGGGACTACTCGCTATATTCTTCATTTTAATTACAATCAGATTTAAAGAAAGAAACGTGCTCATTTTCTCTATCCTTTTAATCGCATTAGGGTTACTATTGTATTCTTTAGCCTCTGGTTTCTGGGGATTGATGGTATACACATTCATTTTTAGTACAGGTACGCACCTGTTTTTTATTTATAGAGATTATTTAATCACAGATTTAACGACGGAAGATAATCGATCCACAATCTTTGGTTATGTAGCAAGCTTAAGTGCAGGTGCAGGTTTATTGGGAATGTTTTTCATTTGGATTTTAAGTCAAAAATTCGAGACAAATATTATTCTCTTTATTGCACTACCTATCGCGTTGGTCTCAACATTTTTTGTGAAAAAATTAAATATGAACAAAGGTATGAGTAAAAAGCACAACAATTTATATTTAAGAAAGACATATTTTCCTTATTATCTTCTAATTACTTTGTCAGCTGCACGTGAGATGATATTTATTACGTTTGCTACACTTCTATTAATTGTTAAATTTGAAACCCCACTTTCAACAATGGTACTTTTATATAGTTTACACGGTGTCATAGCCGTATTAACACGTCCGTATATTGGAAAAGTGATAAAGAAGTTAGGGATTAGTAAAGCATTAGCTGTCAATTATATCATCGTAACCTTTATCTTTCTTGGTTATGCTTACATTGAACATATTTGGCTTATATATATTTTGTTTGTATTAGATGATGTTTTTGTTGGTTTTGACGATATTGGTATTTCTACTTATGTTGGGAAGTTGGTTCCTAGAGAAGATTTAAGTACTACACTGGCAGTTGGGAGTACCTTATCACATATAATTGCTGTAACCATCCCTATTGTAGGGTCTTTGATTTGGTTCATACTTGGGAGTACCATTCCATTTTTATTTGGTTGTATAGTCACTTTGTTCGCTGCTCTTGTTTCTTCTAGAATTAATAGACAAAAAATGAAAATCTATTAA